The following is a genomic window from Candidatus Anoxymicrobium japonicum.
TAGAGATCTATCGAGAAGGGAAGTGGCAGTCGGTTCAAGAGATGATAATCGCCGCCCCGCAGGACATCGATGAGATTAGGCGAATGATGAAACTCATTGTAAAGATGGACGATCCCACGCTGGAGGCGACTGACCTTTTGGGCTGGGGGGACTGGCTCGACGCGAACACGGCCTCATCGGTGACAAAAGAACTTTTTACAATAAACGGCATGATAATGACCACGGTTCCGGATCCGTATGAGATGTCGGCGGGGGAGATCCTGTACATCGCGCGCGAAAACCTGCGCTCAAAGAGGCAGTTCCTGACGGCCGCATACCCAAAGGGCGGGATGCTCGGCATTATCGACCCTCAACGCGAGGCGTTTGAGAAGGCCGGCGGAGCGCTGAGGCTGAACACCGAGGTGGACTCGGTGCTTTTTGACGGCAACATGGTAAAAGGCGTGGCGACCAGAAAGAAAAACCTCTCGCCGTACACCAACGGGTTTTACATGGATGACCTCGCGATGATCGAGGCCCCGGCCGTTGTATGCGCGCTACCGCTCTGGAGTCTGGACGCTATTCTCGACATGAACCCCATGACCGCCGTCTTGCCCGAGTGGTGGGTCAAGAGATGCGAGGATCTCAAGTACGAGACGACAGGGCTTATCGGATACACTATCGCGCTCAGAGAACCCGTGTACGACAAGCCCAACTTTCTGTCCGCGCTCAAGCTCGACCACACGGGCGCGCCTTTCCAGGCGTTCGTGCCGTCGGCGTTCGACCCCGGGGTGGCGCCCGAGGGAAAGTCTCTCATGCAGACCGACTGCGTGGTCGAGGTGGAACAGATATTCGACAAGTTCGAGCTTGCCAGGTTGCTCGACTCCATGTGGACGGACATCGGCGAGATGTTTCCAGGGATCGACGAGAAAGTGGAGTGGAAGTTCGCGTATAAATGCATCGGGTGCGACGGACTGGCGCGCAAGCCCGGGCAGGTTGGCGCGTTCAAGCCGGACGTGGTGGCGCCCGGAGTTCAGGGCCTGTACTTCGCCGGCGACACGTACCGCGGGCGGGGCCTCGCGCTGAACAGCGCGGCGTTGTCGGGCAAGATGTGCGCGCAGAAGGTGCTCGAGAAGTACGGGCCGTGAGCGGTGCGTTGACACAACTGACGCGTGGGAGGGAAAGATGCTCGGCGCAAAGACGGTTGCCCGCGCCAAGATAAACCTGTTTCTTCAGGTCAAAGAGCGGCGGGACGACGGCTATCACAACATCAAGTCGATTATGCAGACGCTCGAGCTCTCGGACGAGCTTTACTTCAGGCGCACGGATGGCGCTTCGGACAAAGTTGTCATCCGCTGCAACGACGCGGGCGTGCCGCCGACCGGCGACAACCTCGTGTCCAGGGCGATCGACGCTTTTGAGGAACACACACGCGTCATGGGCGTTGACGGGGTTGACGTCACTATCAACAAGAGAATTCCTGTGGGCGCGGGGCTGGGCGGAGGAAGCGCGGACGCGGCGGCGGCGTTGCTTGCCATGAATCACATTTATGAGCTCGATATGCCGATGAAAACGCTCATGGACATCAGCGCGCGGATCGGCTCGGACGTGCCTTTTTGCTTGAGCGGCGGAACCGCGCTCGCGACCGGTCGAGGGGAGCTGATTCAGCAGCTTGATTCCCTGCCTCCTCTGCAGGTCATTCTTGCGTCGACCGGCGACGAGGTCTCTACGGGCGAGGTGTACAAGCGTTTCGATGCCCTGGTGGAGCAGGGCCGCATTGGTCCCAGCGATGAGCTGGACGAGCCTCTCGACGCGCTGTTGCGCGGGATAGAAAAGCACGAATTCGATGTTATCTATCCTGCCTTGCGGAACAATCTTGAATCTGCAACGATAGCCACGGACAAGGTGGAGGAGTTCAAGGATTCCGCGATTCGCGCAGGGGCGGTAACGGCAATGATGACGGGAAGCGGATCGACGGTTTTCGCGCTCGTCACGGGCATGGAGCAGGCGGCGCAGGTTGCGTGGGAGCTCGAGAAAGCGGCGCCTGTCACCATAATCACCAGCTTCGCCGGCAAAGGAGCGGAGATCGTCGCGTAAAGCGCAGACGGACTCTGGGGCGTAGCCAAGCGGTAAGGCAGCGGCCTTTGGAGCCGCCATCGGTGGTTCGAATCCACCCGCCCCAGCCATATAGCAGGAGCCATATAAAAGATACCGGGTCGTTTAACTTTCGAAGCAGGTCTTTTTTCTAAAGTTTAAGAGGGGTCTGGCACCGTCTACCGCTAAAGCGGTAGACGGTGCCTGACCCCTCTGGACGGACGATCGACTTTTAGAAAAAAGACCTGACCCCAAAGTTAAATCGGAGAAGTGATGGAAAATAACAGTGAAAAAAAGAACACGCGACTCGCGGTGGTTGTCCTTGCGGCGGGGAAGGGGAAGCGCATGAACTCCGGCGTTCCCAAGGTTCTTCACGAGATCTGCGGACGCCCGCTCATAGGATACGTGCTCGAGGCGACCCGTGCCCTTGGAGCGGGAGAAGTCGTCGTCGTTGTCGGAAACGGCGCCGAGGAAGTCGAGCGGGTTGCGGGCGAGGGCTGCAGGTACGCGCGCCAGGCCGAGCAGAAGGGCACAGGCCACGCGGTCATGGTCGCGCTCGAGGAGATGGACGCGCGCTTTGAAGAGGTTCTTGTCCTGGCGGGAGACGCGCCGTTTGTCACGGCGGAAACGCTTCAACGCCTTGTCGAGGCGCGTCGCGAGCGCCAGGCGGCCGCTTCCGTGATGACCGCCGAGCTGCCGGATCCCGGTGGCTATGGGCGGATAGTGAGAACCCCTGACGGCGAGATCAAATCGATAGTCGAGGAAGCCGACGCTACCGGAGAGGAACGCGCCACAAGCGAGGTCAACTCGTGCACTTACGTGTTTGACCGTGCCACGCTGGAGAGAGAAGCGCGCGCGCTGACGACGGACAATGCGCAGGGCGAGTATTACCTCACCGATGTCATTGAAAATTTCACCGCCCTCGGCCAATCGGTCGTGGCGGTTCGGGGCGCCAGGGAGGAAGCTCTCGGGGTCAACAGCCGCTCCCAACTCGCGGTTGCCGGCCGCGTCATGCGCGCCAGGATCAACGACTCGCTGATGGCCGGCGGTGTCGAGCTGGTAGACCCCTGCAACACCTACATCGACTACGACATTGAGATTGGCCGCGATACAGTCGTCATGCCGATGGTGTTCATGACCGGCGCGACGACGGTCGGCAGGGGATGTCACGTTGGGCCATGTTCCTCGATTAACGATTCAATCGTCGGAGACGGCTGTGATATCCAGTTCTCGGTTGTCGACGGCTGCGAACTTTCAACCGGTGCCACGGTCGGCCCGTTCTCGAGATTGCGCCCCGGCTGCGAACTCGGCCAGGATTCCA
Proteins encoded in this region:
- a CDS encoding amine oxidase produces the protein MEERLLTEKFDAVVIGAGIAGLGVAGLLQRSGMKTVCVEKDQRAGGRMQGYDLEGGWRLDIGLHMAELGDASESDEIVKAVGGEVEWARFTDTIEIYREGKWQSVQEMIIAAPQDIDEIRRMMKLIVKMDDPTLEATDLLGWGDWLDANTASSVTKELFTINGMIMTTVPDPYEMSAGEILYIARENLRSKRQFLTAAYPKGGMLGIIDPQREAFEKAGGALRLNTEVDSVLFDGNMVKGVATRKKNLSPYTNGFYMDDLAMIEAPAVVCALPLWSLDAILDMNPMTAVLPEWWVKRCEDLKYETTGLIGYTIALREPVYDKPNFLSALKLDHTGAPFQAFVPSAFDPGVAPEGKSLMQTDCVVEVEQIFDKFELARLLDSMWTDIGEMFPGIDEKVEWKFAYKCIGCDGLARKPGQVGAFKPDVVAPGVQGLYFAGDTYRGRGLALNSAALSGKMCAQKVLEKYGP
- the ispE gene encoding 4-(cytidine 5'-diphospho)-2-C-methyl-D-erythritol kinase; this encodes MLGAKTVARAKINLFLQVKERRDDGYHNIKSIMQTLELSDELYFRRTDGASDKVVIRCNDAGVPPTGDNLVSRAIDAFEEHTRVMGVDGVDVTINKRIPVGAGLGGGSADAAAALLAMNHIYELDMPMKTLMDISARIGSDVPFCLSGGTALATGRGELIQQLDSLPPLQVILASTGDEVSTGEVYKRFDALVEQGRIGPSDELDEPLDALLRGIEKHEFDVIYPALRNNLESATIATDKVEEFKDSAIRAGAVTAMMTGSGSTVFALVTGMEQAAQVAWELEKAAPVTIITSFAGKGAEIVA
- the glmU gene encoding bifunctional UDP-N-acetylglucosamine diphosphorylase/glucosamine-1-phosphate N-acetyltransferase GlmU (forms a homotrimer; catalyzes the acetylation of glucosamine-1-phosphate and uridylation of N-acetylglucosamine-1-phosphate to produce UDP-GlcNAc; function in cell wall synthesis) — protein: MENNSEKKNTRLAVVVLAAGKGKRMNSGVPKVLHEICGRPLIGYVLEATRALGAGEVVVVVGNGAEEVERVAGEGCRYARQAEQKGTGHAVMVALEEMDARFEEVLVLAGDAPFVTAETLQRLVEARRERQAAASVMTAELPDPGGYGRIVRTPDGEIKSIVEEADATGEERATSEVNSCTYVFDRATLEREARALTTDNAQGEYYLTDVIENFTALGQSVVAVRGAREEALGVNSRSQLAVAGRVMRARINDSLMAGGVELVDPCNTYIDYDIEIGRDTVVMPMVFMTGATTVGRGCHVGPCSSINDSIVGDGCDIQFSVVDGCELSTGATVGPFSRLRPGCELGQDSKAGSFVEMKKTTLGRRGKVPHLSYMGDAQIGEDANIGAGSVTCNYDGENKHPTTIGARAFIGSDTMLLAPVDIGDDAVTGAGSVISEDVPDGALGIERSRQKIISDYDRKKKGKTP